The Syngnathus scovelli strain Florida chromosome 19, RoL_Ssco_1.2, whole genome shotgun sequence region GCTGCACGCGCACTTTGAAGGCTCATGGAAATGGGTGAGCGTTTCCTTTTCCAACCCAAGAAGAAAGAGCTGCACAAAAGAGTTCAGAATTCCGCACGTGAATGTGGTTCACTTTATCCCCGCAAAGTTGGTGTTTTACAAAATCACCCGAAGCATCGGTACGAGCGCTTGAATTCAGATGAAGTTCAAAATGAACTacatttttttacaattattaTACGGTGTAATGGTATAACCCAATTCATATAGGGCAGTCTCTAGATTCGTAGAATATcagcaaatttattttaaaaaaaaaaggctttattCTCAGAGCAGTCTTTTATCTCATTTGTTATTCTTGTGTTTTTATTATGACATGATTATTCTTGCTCTAGTAGTCCTTTTGGTGTGGGAGTATCCAAGGCCATGGCGTTCTGCAATCAAAATgcgtctgctctgctctgctctgctctgctctgctctgctctgctagtCGGCCTCCTGGAGTAAAGAGAGGTAGATGTTGGACTGGATGAAGCGGTGATAACAGTCTGTGTCCAGCAGCGAGTAGATGCGCTTCTGCGCGAGGGACAGAGACGTGCGAGAGGGAGCCCGCAGCAGACGGATGGTCAGATCTCTGGTCTTGCTATCGATGTTCACCTGGATCAAGACAAAAGTAAGTACACGAGCAGCCAGAACGAGCAGACAAGCAGGCCCGCCCGTACCTCCCGAGGCGAACCGGGTCGGATGTAAGTGTCGCAGATGTCCTTTGCCCTCCTCTGCAAGCTGAAGTTGTGGGACGATTGTTTGTACTGCTCACAGGCCAGATAGAACTGCAGGTTTTCCTCGCTGAACTCGGAACGGAGGAATGCCCCGAACACCGAAAGGCCGGCTGAGAGAAGGAGAAAGATGAGAGTATGTATCAGTTGCAACCAGAACGAGAAGTGTTCCATCTCCACTTTTGATGAGTATGGAGCATGACGGGCCACCTGGCATGATGCACTTGTGGGCTAACAAGCTGATACAGCACTGAGTCACCTCGTGTGCAAGTTCCAACTCCCACTTTGCACTGATACGAAGTCACAAGGGCCTGAAGTGATGCCTACTTGGAAGTTGGATTTGTGATTGGAATAGGTCGTCAAGAGGTTTGGACATCTCACATCTTGCACCACCTTCCAGCTCAAGTTCCAACAGGAAAGGCTTTGGGACAGACTAAAGCAATTTAGAACAGTGGAGGTGCTCACTATCAAATCTATTCATAGaagcaagcagcagcagcagcagcagcagcagcaggctggctagctggctggctggctggctggctggctggctggctggctggctggctggctggctggctggctggctggctggctggctggctggctggctggctggctgactggctgactggctgaaAGACTTTATTTAGCTAATTCATAGaagcaagcagcagcagcagcagcagcagcaggctggctggctggctgaaagACTTTATTTAGCTACGTACTTTAACAACAGATGTTAACAAGCAACACTTTCACTTTCAGACTTAAGCTTTCACTAGATTACAGGTTTGGCGTAAGTGTAAGTCACTAGTCTGAACTTTTTTAGGTTATAAAATGGACACAAATAAATCTGTGGCTTGCTCGCTTCAGCCTTTTACGTTTCATGAGCCCTCTGTAGAAAGGTTTTCTCCGAGCTCTGTTTTAGTAGTCACGCTAACGAAACCTGTACTCGCAACATACGTGATGTTTTTCAAAGGCTCACTGAGGCCAAGTGTGTTTATGAGATGATCTCACAAGGATACAGGAAATAATTGAGGTGGATACGCATTCCAGAGAGAGGaaaaacgacaacaacaacagaaaaaGCTCAATCAGGGAAATGAGGGGCTATTAAGATTTTTCAGCAGATGAGTATGTACTCACTGGGACTGGCCAGCAGGTAGTCCAGGGACTCGCCCCATTTTTCAAGTTCTTCTCGACTTAATGCGTGCCTCCTGTTGTGGCCCACCTGGCTCCACTGACGCATGAAGAGCAGGCGCGACCGCCTCTCTTTGGCACTGTGGACGCGAAAGAGACGAGCCATAGTGTGAAAAAAATTCACCGGTAATTAGACGTgggctttttgtgtttttttttttaagcccaaGCGTGCAGCCCGAATCCGAAGTCACAAGATATCGATCGTAACAGTCTTACCTGTCTTTGGGTTCTGTGTTTGAAAGGTTGGAGTTTGAGGAATGGGGACTCTGAAATACATCGCATCATTAACATGGGAGTACTTCACCAAGCAAGTCTAAATTTGGGAGCTACCTGGCCAAACAGATTCTTCAGGTGCAGTTTCGCTGCTGAAAGTTTGGCCTTATGCTGGTGCCGATGCGGAGATTTAGGCGAAAATGGACGGGAGAAAAGTGAAGCGGACGGCGAAGGTAGCTCATCTCTTTCGACACTCTCCGTGCTTCCCTTTGCAGCCGGGGCCAGTTGGCCGTCACTATAGGCCCGATAGCCTTCGCCGAAGCCACAAACGTCCAGGTGGCTCTTGCTCTTTTTGTCCAGCTCTCTCAGGTCCTCCACACTGACGCTGACCTCCTTAACAAGTTCTCTCTTGGTACTTGGCTCCTGAACGGTCGGACGCTGCTCTCCATCTAGCTCGACTTGAGCAACATCAAGTGAGTATGTGCCGGATTCTCGGCGCGTGTCCTTTTCTGCTCTCTTTAGTTCCGTCTTCCTCCATGGGAAGGAATCAAGATCCAGGAGGGATCCCTCGGAGCTGAATCTCCGCAGACTGGCCATGTGAgatggtaggtaggtaggtaggtaggtaggtaggtaggtaggtaggtaggtaggtaggtaggtaggtaggtaggtcggtCGGTCGTAAGGGGCAGGGAATGGAAGGAGCTGCAGCAGCAGAAGAAGGGGAAGAGAAATAGGTTAAGGTGCGGAGAGAGTCGAGTCGAGGCGCAGGCTGTTGAATGAATGATTGTTGGCGTTTGGGGAAGTGTTCACATGGAATAATGAGTCATAGAAAGAGTTGCACAAACAAGTGAAGCCAGAGTCGGAATTGTTCACGTCGTGGTTTGGCCATATATCAACTTTGTCGAAATGAACCGCATCAGAAATGACGAACATGATTCAAGCATTCATGGCACTTATTTGAGCAGAATGCTTGACTGTCACACCTTGGCTTTACTTGAAGCTAaagtgtagtgtagtgtagtgtagtgtaggGTGACAAACAAATAGTAACTCGTCGATTTTTGCCACAGACATGCATTCATTAACATGCGGTCATATCATACATGAAAGAATGAAAGTTGATTACCTCTCTTTCCAGGTGTTTTAGGCTATTTCCATTGGAGATCGTTCCTGCCGATCCCGTGGGTGGCGCTTGCAGCAATAAAAGGCTCAGAGTCCGCCAAATACGACTGACTTCAAGCAGCGTCGACACTCTCGCTACTCCGTCGCATTGGGACTTGCCTCCTTCAAAAGATAGCCATGGCACACAGTGACAACAAGACATGAGGGGAAAATTCCGCAAAGTATTTCCAGTGACACTTGAGGCACTGGCCTCCTCCCCATGACTCGCCACACCTTGACTGACGTGTGTCTGAACTTGTCGGAGAGgacacgcatacgcacgcacgcacgcacgcacgcacgcacgcacgcacgcacgcacgcacgcacgcacgcacgcacacccccGTCCTCGAGCGAGTCATAAACGGTCAAGAAAACAAATAGATCATCCTTAAACTTGTAATAGGTGATCGCACCACGGTAGAAATATTGAAAATccattgcatatttaatttgtgAACAACTCGCTTATTCCCTAGATCGtaaatgacctttttttttcttttcttttcttttgaatCCAAATAACGTCAAACAATTGGCTAGGTTGACGAAAAGACGCTCAGGCATGCGAAAGACGCCTCCTATGACGTTTTTGGGGTCCTTTGACGTCACCGTGTATTATTTTgggaactggccgctacttaccTCTTGAACCAAACTGCGTGCGCTAATTATCTTCCATGTCACTTTGGAAACAAAACGCAGTTGATTGGTTTATAATTCAAATGCATGACTTTAGTCTTCTGCTAAAAATAACCGGTCAAACGTGTCTTCGTTATTTTGCTCATTCCTGCTAGCGAGGAATGTTAGCGTGCTCGCTCCGAGGCTAACA contains the following coding sequences:
- the si:ch211-152p11.4 gene encoding regulator of G-protein signaling 8 isoform X2, yielding MASLRRFSSEGSLLDLDSFPWRKTELKRAEKDTRRESGTYSLDVAQVELDGEQRPTVQEPSTKRELVKEVSVSVEDLRELDKKSKSHLDVCGFGEGYRAYSDGQLAPAAKGSTESVERDELPSPSASLFSRPFSPKSPHRHQHKAKLSAAKLHLKNLFGQSPHSSNSNLSNTEPKDSAKERRSRLLFMRQWSQVGHNRRHALSREELEKWGESLDYLLASPTGLSVFGAFLRSEFSEENLQFYLACEQYKQSSHNFSLQRRAKDICDTYIRPGSPREVNIDSKTRDLTIRLLRAPSRTSLSLAQKRIYSLLDTDCYHRFIQSNIYLSLLQEAD
- the si:ch211-152p11.4 gene encoding uncharacterized protein si:ch211-152p11.4 isoform X1 yields the protein MSCCHCVPWLSFEGGKSQCDGVARVSTLLEVSRIWRTLSLLLLQAPPTGSAGTISNGNSLKHLERELLPFPAPYDRPTYLPTYLPSHMASLRRFSSEGSLLDLDSFPWRKTELKRAEKDTRRESGTYSLDVAQVELDGEQRPTVQEPSTKRELVKEVSVSVEDLRELDKKSKSHLDVCGFGEGYRAYSDGQLAPAAKGSTESVERDELPSPSASLFSRPFSPKSPHRHQHKAKLSAAKLHLKNLFGQSPHSSNSNLSNTEPKDSAKERRSRLLFMRQWSQVGHNRRHALSREELEKWGESLDYLLASPTGLSVFGAFLRSEFSEENLQFYLACEQYKQSSHNFSLQRRAKDICDTYIRPGSPREVNIDSKTRDLTIRLLRAPSRTSLSLAQKRIYSLLDTDCYHRFIQSNIYLSLLQEAD